A DNA window from Streptococcus mutans contains the following coding sequences:
- a CDS encoding DUF2268 domain-containing protein encodes MTIRIIHSDKIYRELLKMPVAKRRAYFKEQVLAPFKPKFYKQNIPYEAKQADGFDIMMLLSWMHLMPETLTDQHQAFIDCLDDGFWKRCDQAIQDSLARFSSFQLPVQDYTFTALLANPAAPMLQINDGYSGDGGIPGYIFLSLVPHLDTLNRVQFALAHEINHNVRYQFIDWDGGSLKEMIVAEGLAENFAVQLYGKEKLGPWVSKTDLETLNQLVKPFLREHLDVRGMQKITAYLYGDKIAAMMGQDGVGMPYCAGYACGYYLVKYYLEKTGQTIEEATFLPASEILAEADEFWTETTH; translated from the coding sequence ATGACCATTCGTATCATTCACTCAGATAAAATTTACCGTGAGTTGCTGAAAATGCCTGTAGCCAAAAGAAGGGCTTATTTTAAAGAACAAGTTCTGGCGCCTTTTAAGCCCAAATTTTACAAACAGAATATTCCTTACGAGGCAAAGCAGGCGGACGGTTTTGACATCATGATGCTGCTTTCTTGGATGCATCTCATGCCTGAAACGCTGACGGATCAGCACCAAGCCTTCATTGACTGTTTAGATGATGGCTTTTGGAAAAGATGTGACCAAGCCATTCAAGATAGTCTAGCAAGGTTTAGTTCTTTCCAGCTGCCAGTTCAAGATTATACTTTTACAGCTTTATTGGCCAATCCAGCTGCCCCCATGTTGCAAATCAATGATGGTTACAGCGGAGATGGTGGTATTCCAGGTTATATTTTCTTATCTTTGGTGCCCCATTTGGATACCTTAAACCGTGTCCAATTTGCGCTGGCTCACGAGATCAATCATAATGTTCGCTATCAATTTATTGATTGGGACGGTGGTTCTCTGAAGGAGATGATTGTAGCTGAAGGTTTAGCAGAGAATTTCGCTGTACAGCTGTATGGTAAGGAAAAGCTGGGTCCTTGGGTAAGCAAGACAGACTTGGAGACGCTCAATCAGCTGGTTAAGCCTTTCTTACGTGAACATCTTGATGTAAGGGGAATGCAGAAAATCACTGCTTATCTCTATGGCGATAAAATTGCTGCCATGATGGGTCAGGACGGAGTTGGCATGCCTTATTGTGCGGGTTACGCCTGTGGCTATTATCTGGTAAAATACTACTTAGAAAAAACGGGTCAAACAATTGAAGAAGCAACGTTTTTGCCAGCTTCAGAAATCTTAGCGGAGGCGGATGAATTTTGGACAGAGACTACACACTAA
- a CDS encoding MerR family transcriptional regulator, with protein MTITGLTKRTLHYYDQIGLLPARKLANGYRHYSQQDLIDLQRILFLKALDFSIKEIQSLLKLSDEALRPILEEQQTRLVQKIQDLQKKKKELENFLAGSPLITLDIFEKPLNDQYQTEAELRYGKTSVYQTYQDYRAQLDSTERTQYDTKMEQQFDQVFQEFKRVSHLPLSATEVAAAVEQWKSAFLMIGDFSDEVLAYIAKSYVYDSRFKQYFSKYGNFDLTRFIAEAVTYYLT; from the coding sequence ATGACCATTACTGGTCTAACCAAGCGAACATTGCATTATTACGACCAAATCGGTCTCCTGCCAGCTAGGAAGTTAGCAAATGGCTACCGTCACTATAGTCAGCAGGATTTGATTGATTTGCAGCGCATCCTTTTTCTCAAAGCCTTGGATTTTTCTATTAAAGAAATCCAGTCCTTACTCAAGCTCAGTGATGAGGCTCTGCGTCCGATTTTAGAAGAGCAGCAGACACGCTTGGTTCAGAAAATTCAGGATTTGCAAAAAAAGAAGAAAGAACTGGAAAATTTTCTGGCTGGATCGCCGCTCATTACTTTGGATATTTTTGAAAAACCGTTGAACGACCAATATCAAACAGAAGCAGAGCTTCGTTATGGGAAAACATCGGTCTACCAGACTTATCAAGACTATCGGGCACAGCTTGATTCTACTGAAAGAACTCAGTATGATACAAAAATGGAGCAGCAGTTTGACCAAGTTTTTCAAGAATTTAAACGAGTGAGTCATTTGCCGCTTTCTGCAACAGAAGTAGCGGCAGCTGTTGAACAGTGGAAATCGGCTTTCCTGATGATTGGTGATTTTTCAGATGAGGTTTTGGCTTATATTGCGAAATCTTATGTCTACGATTCGCGTTTTAAACAATATTTTTCTAAATATGGCAATTTTGACTTGACAAGATTTATAGCCGAAGCAGTCACTTATTATTTAACTTAG